The Bacillota bacterium genome has a window encoding:
- the metF gene encoding methylenetetrahydrofolate reductase [NAD(P)H] yields MHIRDFYKNKKPVVSLEVFPPKTEDRTEIISRLVSKFKELSPAFISVTYGAGGTTRETTIEIASLVSRLGFEVMAHLTCVGHTTGEIDDILSRLNAGGVGNILALRGDPPKGVQNYDHTKDDFRFAADLIRHIRKKGIFGIGAAAYPEGHIASPRISTDWAYLKEKTDAGAELLITQLFFDNRVFYHFLESVRKIGVTCPISAGILPVLNAGALERMISLCGASIPAEVLAMLERYESDPEGLEKAGIEYATAQVQDLVENGVDGVHLYTLNRSDWVTQVLRNVDLDRWEPPEAWQFWQPGAGEGLPHGVNEDYHRGG; encoded by the coding sequence GTGCATATAAGGGATTTTTACAAAAATAAAAAACCGGTTGTTTCTCTAGAAGTCTTTCCTCCCAAGACCGAGGACAGAACGGAAATAATCTCCCGACTGGTTTCAAAGTTTAAGGAACTGTCCCCGGCCTTTATCAGCGTCACCTACGGGGCCGGCGGCACCACCAGGGAAACGACCATAGAAATCGCGTCCCTCGTAAGCAGACTTGGTTTTGAGGTAATGGCGCATTTAACCTGTGTCGGACACACCACCGGCGAGATCGACGATATCCTGTCCCGGCTCAACGCCGGCGGGGTCGGAAATATCCTTGCCCTGCGCGGTGATCCGCCCAAAGGGGTTCAGAATTACGACCATACCAAGGATGATTTTCGATTCGCGGCAGACCTGATAAGACACATCCGAAAGAAAGGGATATTCGGCATCGGCGCCGCGGCCTATCCCGAGGGACACATCGCGTCGCCGCGCATCAGTACGGATTGGGCATATCTTAAGGAGAAGACCGATGCCGGCGCCGAACTGCTGATCACGCAGTTGTTCTTTGACAACCGCGTTTTCTATCATTTTCTTGAAAGCGTTCGCAAGATCGGCGTCACCTGTCCCATTTCCGCCGGCATTCTTCCGGTCCTGAACGCCGGTGCCCTGGAGCGTATGATCAGTTTGTGCGGGGCTTCCATCCCCGCCGAGGTTTTGGCGATGCTTGAAAGGTATGAGAGCGATCCGGAGGGTTTGGAAAAGGCCGGCATCGAGTATGCCACCGCCCAGGTGCAGGACCTTGTGGAAAACGGCGTGGACGGGGTGCACCTGTATACGCTAAACAGGTCGGACTGGGTGACCCAGGTTTTAAGGAATGTGGACCTTGACCGGTGGGAACCGCCGGAAGCATGGCAGTTCTGGCAGCCGGGCGCGGGTGAAGGCCTGCCGCACGGCGTAAACGAAGATTATCACCGGGGCGGGTAG
- the rny gene encoding ribonuclease Y, translating into MTDGVWFYYAAVGVVALVVGYFARRFMAESKILSAEERSRQILDKAVKDAEGAKREALLEAKEEILKLKNEAERDNRERRQELQRIEKRLSQRAEAIESKLEAFQKREEGLGKKESEISNIKAELEKVHAARLTELQRVSGLSAEEARQILLTEVEKDMQQEAAMIIREIEAKAKEEGERRAKEIVALGIQRCAVDQVSETTVSVIPLPNDEMKGRIIGREGRNIRAFENLTGVDLIIDDTPEAVILSGFDPVRREIARLALERLVSDGRIHPARIEEMVEKAQKDVDRHIWETGEQAAFEAGVPGLHEELIRLLGRLKFRTSYGQNVLKHSLEVMYLAGYMAAELKANVALARRSGLLHDIGKAVDREMEGPHVAIGVELARKYGEDPEVLHAIAAHHGEEEPQTVEAVLVQAADAISAARPGARRETLEAYLKRLTKLEEIANSFQGVDKAFAVQAGREIRVMVKPERVDDLTVVRLARDVAGKIENELEYPGQVKVIIIRETRAVEYAK; encoded by the coding sequence TTGACCGACGGGGTTTGGTTTTATTACGCGGCCGTAGGCGTCGTGGCTTTAGTGGTCGGTTATTTCGCCCGGCGGTTCATGGCCGAATCTAAGATCTTATCGGCTGAGGAGCGGTCCCGTCAGATTTTGGACAAGGCCGTTAAGGACGCCGAGGGCGCCAAGCGGGAAGCGCTTTTAGAGGCGAAAGAAGAGATACTGAAGCTGAAAAACGAGGCCGAACGCGACAACCGGGAACGGCGCCAGGAACTTCAACGGATTGAAAAACGTTTAAGCCAGAGGGCTGAAGCGATAGAGTCGAAACTTGAAGCGTTCCAAAAACGGGAAGAGGGACTCGGTAAGAAAGAGTCGGAGATCAGCAATATAAAAGCCGAACTGGAAAAGGTACATGCTGCGCGTTTGACTGAGCTGCAGCGTGTTTCAGGACTTTCCGCCGAAGAGGCGCGCCAGATCTTGCTGACGGAAGTGGAAAAAGACATGCAGCAAGAGGCGGCGATGATTATAAGAGAGATTGAAGCCAAGGCCAAAGAGGAAGGGGAACGCCGCGCGAAAGAGATTGTCGCGCTGGGCATCCAGCGTTGCGCTGTCGACCAGGTAAGCGAAACCACGGTGTCTGTTATTCCTTTACCCAACGATGAAATGAAGGGCCGGATTATCGGCCGGGAGGGCCGTAACATCAGGGCTTTTGAGAACCTTACGGGGGTGGACCTTATCATTGACGATACCCCGGAAGCCGTAATACTGTCGGGCTTTGATCCCGTCCGAAGGGAGATCGCCCGCTTGGCGCTGGAGCGGTTGGTATCCGACGGCCGCATTCATCCGGCGCGGATCGAAGAGATGGTTGAAAAGGCTCAGAAAGATGTTGACCGCCATATCTGGGAAACCGGTGAACAGGCCGCATTTGAGGCCGGAGTACCCGGTCTGCATGAGGAACTTATCAGGCTGCTCGGCAGGTTGAAATTCCGGACAAGTTACGGTCAAAACGTTTTGAAGCACTCGCTGGAAGTGATGTACCTTGCGGGCTATATGGCTGCGGAGCTTAAGGCCAACGTCGCCCTGGCCAGGCGTTCCGGTCTCCTGCACGATATCGGCAAAGCGGTGGACAGGGAAATGGAGGGCCCGCACGTTGCCATAGGTGTGGAACTGGCCCGTAAGTACGGCGAAGACCCGGAGGTCCTGCACGCCATCGCCGCGCACCACGGCGAGGAAGAGCCACAGACGGTTGAAGCGGTACTGGTGCAGGCGGCGGACGCCATTTCCGCCGCGCGCCCGGGTGCTCGCAGGGAAACACTGGAGGCTTACCTAAAACGGCTTACGAAGCTCGAGGAGATAGCCAACTCGTTCCAGGGAGTGGACAAAGCTTTTGCCGTTCAGGCCGGACGTGAGATAAGGGTAATGGTAAAACCCGAACGGGTTGACGACCTGACGGTGGTTCGTCTGGCCCGTGACGTCGCCGGTAAGATAGAGAACGAACTGGAGTATCCCGGTCAGGTAAAGGTCATTATAATCCGCGAGACCAGAGCGGTGGAATACGCCAAGTAG